The DNA window agaactgtggagtatagatgctgattgaaccatattatttcttttgttttgggtgctgttgttttttttttctattttgaggttttgcatcactgctctgattctttctcttgtaacaggattaatgcagaaataggattaatgttattatgcgtatatatatttgtgtatatatatatatatatatatgtatatgtatagagatatatagacataacctatatcagattacctgctgtctaggggaggggggagggaggggagggagggagaaaaatctgaaattgtaaagcatgtataaacaaaagttgagaactatctttacatgtaacggaaaaaataaaatatctcattaaaaaaaaaatacactatctaggctcttttttccatcatggtcttcaggtagtccaattactCTTAGGTTGTCcctcatggatctattttccatgtctgtTGTTTTCTGAAGAgacattttatgttttcttctacttttatattcttttgattctgctttccttcttcctgttgtctcattgagtcattagcttccatctgcacAATtatgattcttaaggaattattttccctcatcaatttttgtaccttcttttccatttggccaaatgatttttttgtttttttagtgaggcagttgggtttaagtgacttgcccagggtcacacagctagtatgtgttaagtgtctgaggctggatttgaactcaggtacttctgaatccagggccagtgctctatccactgcgccacctagctgccccccaaatgcatttttaatgagttgttttccttagtcactttttgtccttttcccaagctattgactctctcttaaattattctcattccttttcccttttcccaatttttcttctacctctcttatttggcttataaaatactttttgagctcttccaagagggctttttggccTCAAGACCAATTacccttcccctttaaggcttcacatgtaggcgttttgacattattgtcctctgagtttatgttttgatcttctctgtcatcacagtaattttctatggtgaatgttcttttctgtttcttcttcatactttagcctcttttgtgccttttaacaTTATGTTCTGTTTCTGAGGGAAAgtgtgcactgtcccaaacttctttTGCTTGAGGCCAGGGATCCATTCACTGGCTTTCCACTTTGAGGCCTCAGTTGCTTGCAGCTTGCTCTAtgcactggagtggcccagcctagttgTGTATGTTGGTTAGCAGACATCACAGCTGGCGGATTGCCTTCTGTGTCGGAGCtgggggcctcacaactggcctgctgtgtcactagcttgctgagctaggactgtGACTGCTGAGCTAGGACTGATCTGCACTGTGACTaatagccttattttttttttttttggactaatagccttttgctggcttgcccaaaCACCATATGCACTGAGCTGTGCTTCACTTTTACCTGcttgagacagacctttcctgaagatctagGCTATCTTAattcagaagattgtttcactctgtctttttgcaggttttgcagctccagaatctattgagaggcttaatttaacattgtttctgaaggaaatttgggagacctcaggcagcttcctggtttcactctgccACCTTGGCCCCACCTCCCTGTCTTTTTTCTAAGAACCAACCTTCTTCCATTatcaccatttcttttcttttcttttcttttcttttcttttcttttcttttcttttcttttcttttcttttcttttcttttcttttcttttcttttcttttcttttcttttcttttccttttcttttcttttcttttctttctttctttctttttttttctgaggcaattgggcttaagtgacttgcccagggtcacacagttagtaagtgtcaagagtctaagactcgatttgaactcaggtcctcctgaatccagggccggtgctctatccactgtaccacctagctgcccccattatcacCATTTCTATGTTGAATGTAACATTTTGAAGTTTTTAATGCAACTCTTTGAAAtagccttcttttcttccctcaatTTTCTACATAAGAATGAAATAATGCAAGCTCTCATTTATATAAGCCAATTAAAACTAAGAATGAACCTAATCCATAGAAGCCTGGCCTTGTGATTAGAGAACTACACTTGGAGTCTGgaatatttgaattcatatcataccttagacacttattacgtgtgtgaccctaggcaaatcacttaatcttcctgaGGCTCAGTTgattcatctgtacaatgaggataataatagtacttatttcTCAGGGTCATGACAATCAAATgagtgtgtaaagcactttgcaaaccttaaagcatgagaGAACATGATATCATATAACAAGTTTACAAATCACTTAGTAAATGTTACATTTTTATAGCTACCTAATCCAGTGAGatgcctcactttccttctccaCTATGGGTGAGGAGTTAGAGAAGATAGAGTGGAGGGATATCCAGTCAAGTAGTATGATTCAGTGGGATATGTTTAGCATGTAAATAATTCCAAGGGGATAGACACTTAGCCCTGATAAAGTAAGTTAAGAGATCCTCTTTTCAAActgatttttattaaatattgttGCAGACAAATGAGAGGTTGTGATAGAGGAGCCAGGTCATTCAAGTCAATTTAACCACTATTTATTGAGTTCCTAGAGCTGAGTGCAAAATAAGCTTATTGAAATGTATTAAAGGAGATCTGGACATGCTCTCGAAGGGAGGCAGTGTTgtgtatttgggggaggggggaagaaacaATAGTCTTGAACTCTGGTTCTAAATCAAAgagatctagattcaaattctaccttagaaattagctatgtgaccctcggcaggtaggtggtgcagcaaaaggagtgctgagcctggagtcaggaagactcctcttcctgagtttaaacctggcctcaaacatttactagctgggtgaccctgggcaaatcacttaactatttccctcagttttcttgtaTGTTAACTGAgcttcagaaggaaatggcaaaccactccagtatctttgccaagaaaactctgaatggggtcacagagaatcagacactacttaaatgactgaacaacaacaaaattaatcatAACCTTGCAATCTCTGGAAATGTCTCAGACAAGCTGGGTGGAAAGGGGTGCTCCTAATGGCAAGACAGGATAACATTTGTTATGTATTGTGAACTTTCTTGTTTGTATCAAAAGAGAATAAGACATTAAGATAACCAAGAATTCATCTGCCTGAAATCAAGTCAAATTGCACAGTTACATTTGGAAATTGTACTTATCAGAAAAATGTATGAGGTTAATCTAAAATATGAAATGGTTTATTTGGAACACACTTCTTTCCAACCCTCAGCCTGGTAGAATTGCTGACTCCTGTCAAAGTATAGCTTAGGTGCTCCCTCTTACAAGAGACTTTTCCTTAGTCCCTTGGATGTTTGTGTtgtcttttggggggaaattacTTTGGATAACTTTGTATGTGgtttgtatttacttttatgGGTACCTGGACCCAGTGCTaaacataatgcctggcacacaataggcatgTAATCAATGCTAGATGATTGATTCAatagtggtaatggtggtggtggtggtgatgataatatttatgtaacactttaataTCTACAGGGGAGgggtcttttcatttttgtctttgtattcccagggcctaGCATATTGTGTGATACATAGCAGGCATTTACTATTAAATGACATGGAATAGAATTTCTAATTAATCAAATTAGCACTAGATTTAGGGTgcagagacctaggttcaaattcaggttccctaatttttttgtgtgactttagacaaacTGTTGACCTTTTgcatctttcttcatctgtaaaatgagaggtacAAACCTTGATGGTTTAATTCATAATTGCCCTTTTCTGTGctattttgtatatggaaatgtgaATTTGATTTGGTATTTGAgttgagaataaaaagaaaaataaataaataattaaaagcaaaatTAAGATTAGACTAGTAGATCTTTGagctttcttctagctctaaatcctacaaCGAATAAAGAAGACTATATTTATTTAGTGGAAATACCAATGGCTGTGATTAACTGCTGTAGAGGCCTGCATATACTTAGTCTACTAACCAACATCATCAATGGGCCttaaaaacaaccccaaaaaacaaaaaaacctctcatACTCTCTTTATTAGCACATTTTCAAGTAGTAATTTTATGAGCAGAATACAGTGTAATCATCCAATTATTCTTCATGACACAGGGTTGCCAAGTTTTGGGTAGGTCCCGTGTAAAGACAAGTGAGCCAAAAAGctaagttgggggaggggaagaaggccTAGAGAGGAATGCAAATGTTCtaaaaaattatatgaatagTGTTACACACCCTAAATTCCTCTGGGGCCTCTAAATTTTAGGCTAATTCCCCTTAGCTGTTCCTTCCTAcactctttctcttcccattctcccagtttcttttttcttattcttttatcAAATCACAAGCCCTTACACAGACTTCTTCAAACTACTATAGCACCAGAGCTCATAGCAAAGAGGAACTCTCTTAGCAAACTATAACTTCCCAAATTTCCACCAAATGACCTTAAAAAAGTCACTTTACTttattgggtctcagttttctcctcagtaaaatgagatagatagattagatgatttctttgGTGCCTCGCAGCCATCAGTCTCTGatcatataaatgaaaaaagcCATCAGACTGACTGGCAATGTGGCTTCTGTCTTTTCTCTACCAATCACTTGTACACCTACCCTCTTCTCTCTTGTCTTTATTTTCTAATATGCCAATGGAACTGCCAATGGAGAAGTAGGTATTCCTTCCAATAATGTATACAGTGACCCATCTATTCAGGCCCACACAGTACTGTGCCATTACCACTGTGATAATTAATAGTTAAATTCAGTAAACATTGAGACATACTAACTATAATGCCCATACACACATCCATTATCCATGGAAACTACCTATGTAAATATGGGGGTCACTttctccatcaccaccaccaacaaatgCTAGCCAATTTTCACTGGAAGACAAGCAAAGTGACCTAGCTGAAGCAGCAAAACTActtgagggagagacaggaagtgGCATGTACAAAGATGGTCAAACCACATCACGACCTGATCCTATACAATCACTCCCTCCTCTCAGACTCCAACTGAGATAGCCCCAGATTTGTTAACCAAGAGCCCCCAGAATAGTCTCACCCTCCAGGCCACCTTTCTTGTTCCCAGCTTAGTTCTCAAAGCTATCATGCTTTGAGAGATAGAAAGTAACCCTTATGGAGATGTAAGCTAGAAATTCCTTGTCTTAAGAACCACAGCCTGTGTTTCCCCAGCAGCCATAGCTactgaagatccagaaaaaaaaaagttctaaccACAAGAGGCCTTGATACTATCAAATGACATCAGAAATggatattgttttttttcatggaaattaCAACTAAAAATGATGCATTACCACAAACTCGGTCATTGTACTGTAAGGACTATGAGACCTTTCCATGTGACTTGCAGATGAGACCTCATATGTGTTGTCTCTACCAAttggaatgtgagttccttgagagcaaggactgtcttacttttgtaTGAGTATTTCCATTGCCTTGCACATTGTAAGGTGCAATAAATGCCTTTCCAGTAATTCATTGATATTATGTGCAAAACATACTTGAAAGCACTGAatatacaaaagacaaaaattaaatggcGCTTAAcctcaatgaacttacattctaatggggtgggggaagagaataggagatCAGACATTATTTTAACTTGATTAGTTTTGTCAGTTTTCTCCCTGTTAACATCTAGTTACTTTGGTACCCTGAAGACAAAGACCAAGttgctttttgcttttatatccctGTCTTGGGGATAGTATACCAggcagtgcctggaatatagtaagaaATTAGTAAATACTTAATTGAATTCATCTTCTGTACTATATCTCTTTTCCTTAAGGAAGTGATATGTGAAGGCCAGAAACTGTACTTACATGATACATACCTAGCATCCACTTAGATATTCTCATTGTTTTAGATATCTGATGGTAAGATAAATTAGGTGTGAATTGCTAGGAAGTAAGAGGCATTTCAGACAGGAAAGAATGGGAAATCCCATGCCCACTCACCACTTCTGGTTCCTTAGCTGTAAGATTAGCAGAATGGTTAGCATTCTCATGACTATTTGAGAAGAGAAATTACATGAAAAAGACCTGAGGTGGTAACAGCAGTAACAACCacggctaacatttatatacagcTTTAAGGTTTTGCTAAACTCTTGTCTTACTGATCTTCTCCTTTTCCAAAGTTGTAGAACAGATGCATATCTACATTAATAAGAGGAGTTTATTCTTCTGAAGTTCCCTACattaaagaaatcacaggtccagttttaaaagtttctgggtttttttctgttttgttttgttttgttttgttttgggtgaggctatgggggttaagtgacttgcccagggtcacacagctagtaagtgttaagtgtctgaggccagatttgaactcaggtcctcctgaattcagggctggtgctctatccactgcaccacctagctgcctcttcctcCTTTGTTTTTGCTGACATTGGATTCTCAATCTTCTATTGCATTTTCCTGACCCTTCCTTTGTCTCTTCTGCTGGCACTTCATCTTCCCTCTGCAGAGGAATACTCCAAATTTTCTATCCATGGCCCTCTACATTCCCTTGGTGGTTTCATCCTCTACCATTgtttcaattatcacctctgtaCAAttgacttctttattttctttgtttttttttttataattgtctTCCAAATCTATATTCCTGCCCCTAACTCTCCCTAGAACACCAGTCTTATATCTACAATTAACTATCATTTAAATTCATCGTGAATAAAACTAATCACGTTCTCCAGAAAACTTGTCCCTCTTTAAGATATTGGTTTTCTATTAGTGATATTGCCAGCCTGCAAATCATGCAGTCTCAAATTCTGGGAGTtgtgaattaatgaattaatgaaaaaaaaaattaggcctttactatgtgccaagcaccatgtcAAGTGCTAGAAATGcacatagaaatataaacattgCCCCTGATTGAgatcaaggagctcatattctaatgggggaggggagagatgacaTTCCTAGGTTAGTGAGGGTTGGGgaaatggattttgttttgtaaaattactgtgatgttgaatgGAGTCAATAGAATAGATTAGGAGAAGAGTGATTAATCCTTTTTAGGATTAATAACagaattgatttgattatggttgaGAGTTTAAAAGATGGGGGTGGTGGTCTCGAACCCGCTGTGCTGAGGGTCACATTGAGTCTGCGACGTCGGGAGGAGCGGCGGAGACAGCGACAGGACGGCAACGGAAGCGACCTCAGTCCAGGAGCCACCATGTCTGAAAACATCAAGTCCAAGATCCAAAACTACCGCACAGCGCCATTTGACAGCCGCTTCCCCAACCAGAACCAGACTCGCTACTGCTGGCAGAACTACCTGGATTTTCACCGTTGTGAGAAGGCCATGAACGATAGAGGCGGTGATGCATCTGTCTGTGAGTGGTACAAGCATGTCTACAAGTCCCTCTGTCCTGCGTCCTGGATGAATTCTTGGGATGATCGCATTGCAGAAGATACCTTCCCTGGGAAGATCTGAgccactttctcttcctccctcatccccaccctgatgcctggggctggatcccttcttccttccatggGAGGAATGTGAT is part of the Dromiciops gliroides isolate mDroGli1 chromosome 4, mDroGli1.pri, whole genome shotgun sequence genome and encodes:
- the LOC122725777 gene encoding cytochrome c oxidase subunit 6B1-like, whose translation is MSENIKSKIQNYRTAPFDSRFPNQNQTRYCWQNYLDFHRCEKAMNDRGGDASVCEWYKHVYKSLCPASWMNSWDDRIAEDTFPGKI